Proteins encoded within one genomic window of Diceros bicornis minor isolate mBicDic1 chromosome X, mDicBic1.mat.cur, whole genome shotgun sequence:
- the SLC25A53 gene encoding solute carrier family 25 member 53: MGEQDHFPGKELQHRTRAEAPAKKSWHSQAYALGAVSNFMSTFLTFPIYKVVFRQQIHAMAVSEAVRQLWHEGPQYFYRGIYPPLLSKTLQGTLLFGTYDSLLCSLSPVGPHSLAHRWAAGLMSGVVEAVALSPFERVQNVLQDGRKQARFPSTFSILKEFNSYGLWGRLSLGYYRGFWPVLLRNSLGSALYFSFKDPIQDGLAEQGLPHWVPALVSGSVNGTITCLVLYPLIVLVANMQSQIGWQSMPSLWASAQDVWDTRGRKVFLIYRGGSLVILRSSVTWGLTTAIHDFLQRKSHFRKELKD, encoded by the coding sequence ATGGGGGAACAGGACCACTTTCCCGGGAAGGAGCTTCAGCACCGGAcacgagcagaggctccagcaaAGAAAAGCTGGCATTCCCAGGCCTACGCCCTCGGGGCTGTTTCCAACTTTATGTCTACTTTTCTGACCTTTCCTATTTATAAGGTTGTGTTCCGGCAACAGatccatgctatggcagtgtcagAGGCTGTGCGACAGCTTTGGCATGAAGGCCCTCAGTACTTCTACCGGGGAATCTACCCACCTCTTCTCTCCAAGACACTGCAAGGGACTTTACTGTTTGGGACTTATGACAGCCTGCTGTGCTCTCTCTCCCCTGTTGGGCCACACTCCCTGGCACACCGCTGGGCTGCAGGGCTCATGTctggtgtggtggaggctgtggCACTCAGCCCCTTTGAAAGGGTGCAAAATGTGCTCCAGGATGGTCGCAAGCAAGCTCGCTTCCCCAGCACCTTCAGTATTCTCAAGGAATTCAACTCTTATGGGCTTTGGGGGCGGCTGTCCCTGGGCTACTATCGTGGTTTCTGGCCTGTCCTTCTCAGGAACAGCCTGGGGAGTGCTCTGTATTTCTCCTTCAAGGACCCCATCCAGGATGGCTTGGCAGAGCAAGGCCTGCCCCACTGGGTTCCTGCCTTGGTGTCTGGGAGTGTCAATGGAACAATCACCTGCCTGGTTCTGTATCCTCTGATTGTGCTAGTTGCCAATATGCAGTCCCAAATTGGCTGGCAGAGCATGCCAAGCCTGTGGGCCTCTGCCCAGGACGTGTGGGACACTCGGGGCCGAAAGGTGTTCCTGATCTACCGTGGAGGCTCCCTGGTCATCCTAAGGTCCAGTGTGACATGGGGCCTCACTACAGCTATCCATGACTTCCTACAGAGGAAGTCTCATTTCAGGAAAGAGCTGAAAGACTGA